The following are from one region of the Molothrus aeneus isolate 106 chromosome 7, BPBGC_Maene_1.0, whole genome shotgun sequence genome:
- the ACKR3 gene encoding atypical chemokine receptor 3: MSALDLTSILDFLETANLTEINWTCSSGECITVDATTCPGTLNKSALLYTLSFFYIFIFVIGLVANSVVVWVNLQAKMTGYETHLYIFNLAIADLCVVITLPVWVVSLVQHNQWHMGEITCKITHLIFSINLYSSIFFLACMSVDRYLSVAYFTNSSSRKKKIIRRCICVLVWLLAFSASLPDTYYLKTVSSNSETYCRPVYPEESFKEWLIGMELISVVLGFLIPFPVIAVFYFLLAKSISTSSDQERKSNGKIIFSYVVVFLVCWLPYHVAVLLDIFYSLHFIPISCQMENFLYATLHITQCFSLVHCCVNPILYSFINRNYRYELMKAFIFKYSAKTGLTKLIDASRVSEAEYSALEQNAK; encoded by the coding sequence ATGAGTGCGCTTGACTTGACTTCCATCCTGGATTTCCTGGAGACGGCCAACCTGACGGAGATCAACTGGACGTGCAGCAGCGGCGAGTGCATCACGGTGGATGCCACGACATGCCCTGGCACGCTCAACAAGAGCGCCCTGCTCTACACCCTGTCCTTCTTCTACATCTTCATCTTCGTCATAGGCCTGGTGGCCAACTCGGTGGTGGTGTGGGTCAACCTGCAGGCCAAAATGACGGGCTATGAGACCCACCTGTACATCTTCAACCTGGCCATCGCCGACCTGTGCGTCGTCATCACCCTGCCCGTGTGGGTCGTCTCGCTCGTCCAGCACAACCAGTGGCACATGGGGGAAATCACGTGCAAGATAACCCACCTGATATTTTCCATCAACTTGTACAGCAGCATCTTCTTCCTGGCGTGCATGAGCGTGGACCGCTACCTCTCAGTCGCCTACTTCACCAACTCCAGCAGCCGCAAGAAGAAGATCATCCGCCGCTGCATCTGCGTCCTGGTGTGGCTCCTGGCCTTCTCCGCCTCCCTCCCGGACACCTATTACCTCAAGACTGTCTCTTCCAACAGCGAGACCTACTGCAGGCCTGTTTACCCTGAGGAGAGCTTCAAGGAGTGGCTGATTGGCATGGAGCTCATCTCCGTGGTGCTGGGCTTCCTCATCCCCTTTCCCGTCATCGCCGTGTTTTATTTCCTCCTGGCCAAGAGCATCTCCACCTCCAGCGACCAGGAGCGCAAGAGCAACGGGAAGATCATCTTCTCCTACGTGGTGGTGTTCCTGGTGTGCTGGCTGCCCTACCACGTGGCCGTCCTGCTGGACATCTTCTACAGCCTTCACTTCATCCCCATCAGCTGCCAGATGGAGAACTTCCTCTACGCCACCCTCCACATCACTCAGTGCTTCTCGCTGGTGCACTGCTGCGTCAACCCCATCCTGTACAGCTTCATCAACCGCAACTACAGATACGAGCTGATGAAAGCCTTCATCTTCAAGTACTCTGCCAAAACTGGCCTCACCAAACTCATCGACGCCTCCAGAGTGTCAGAAGCAGAATACTCAGCTCTGGAACAAAATGCCAAATGA